One stretch of Plutella xylostella chromosome 15, ilPluXylo3.1, whole genome shotgun sequence DNA includes these proteins:
- the LOC105388538 gene encoding protein ECT2 isoform X5 encodes MDELSKGMTQTGSAAITDKIQENDGPPAVVLASAACLECERVRAACERLGAVQPAPPADALPPPPPPPAQPSYLVTTPFEGELFDAAHKAKYRVLGPTAVLQLAERGEAPGNSRPLYSLAMRGAVICFSGFRKKDELTYLITLIHYMGGSIRKDMSSKVTHLIAAAATGDKYRYASGFGLPVLARSWVDACWERRDDPVCLATDDSIIKEHKLRVFAGARVCFVGFPEDETQHMADVLASNGGAVCALDDPDCTHVVMANGETFGRSLILSPLHTPSAPPRDSPSRSHSTPKTSLYRRLSARLSARPRPAPARDVVDHSTLTCYIDDTCTEDKLSPASQLDTSNTSNKENHELAQLLTAAVTAKAKDKREVFRNKSMNVFNLVDCLAEAGSLHSSLTKSLCELDSKEPPLLFPTKGSQELQHSTTTISSGKKRSRNSTESNFQVSVVDAAVSPDKGEDSNWKSIKRLKIKDSFKFKNRPTIFKRTKKESMSKAGDITIESVPAGRARPSSPDGTSPGGTSLRDDDAASLCSANTSKHSGFFDISFASKTVKSASKLRRSVKSFTASFRSERKKKYEKRERNTVEVAARDVLASTPLRARAGLSLDVSPVDAVDAADELDDSAVFKTPQSTWLRAHRHSVCGPPSPLPAPAPSRPAPAREPPPPPPAGDHAAPAISQTHGISLPVVDEHSTAAAPDCASKVHIVKAEWFWASVQNEEAQDERDYLFKDYLDEVSRRSSVGAACAPPPAEESPAPAGTPSQLQRLRKRKLRGGDAALHKRRSSVGDAVILSLSANLLDCTPSPDGKQLLEESEVPDNVVRKLMSPRQQVFMELLQTESNYVGILHTIVTLFKQPLEEMAEEDCANGKEIALLNNTELKIIFGNLPPIYELHQRMLEELRYAAAHWSEETSIGRLMLRHTPDMVRAYPPFVNFFENTKEMLHSCDRENPRFHAFLKICQTKPECGRQSLQELLIRPVQRLPSISLLLDDILKHTHKSNPDHLALGAALGGLREVMSHINEDKRRTEGQLQMFDIYNDIDQCPAHLVSSHRSFVSRCEVVELSKELSGRGDHLVLFLFTDTMEVCKKRSKAFNSKSPTNGTGTMRLGSGKPYRHISLMPLSTVKRVVDIRESEGKLDCHNVFALMCRSNQELKEKLYSFMITDETVDKSHFLRQLCRQMANTVCKADADKFLTCLESGQLDIDTSDLALSTFSKVSKFAARTRIKVGRALSFNKTPSKLKRAMSSMISPFGSTSNLTPATQLAQMRLASCNNINEMGTSGGSKEGGSDVLVAPLSVQPTRKATAAAALRRF; translated from the exons GGTGCTGGGCCCGACGGCGGTGCTTCAGCTGGCGGAGCGCGGCGAGGCGCCCGGCAACTCGCGCCCGCTCTACTCGCTGGCGATGCGCGGCGCCGTCATATGCTTCTCCGGCTTCCGGAAGAAGGATGAACTT ACGTACCTGATAACCTTAATCCACTACATGGGCGGTTCGATCCGCAAGGACATGTCGAGCAAGGTGACGCACCTCatcgcggcggcggccaccGGGGACAAGTACCGGTACGCGTCGGGCTTCGGCCTGCCCGTGCTGGCCCGGTCCTGGGTTGACGCCTGCTGGGAGCGAAGAGATGACCCCGTGTGTCTGGCCACTGATGACTCTATTATT AAGGAGCACAAGCTACGCGTATTCGCGGGCGCTCGCGTGTGCTTCGTGGGCTTCCCCGAGGATGAGACGCAGCACATGGCCGACGTGCTGGCCAGCAACGGGGGCGCCGTGTGCGCGCTCGACGATCCCGACTGCACGCATGTG GTAATGGCCAATGGGGAGACTTTCGGTCGTTCGCTTATCCTGTCCCCCCTCCACACCCCCTCGGCGCCCCCCCGGGACTCGCCCTCCCGCTCCCACAGCACCCCCAAGACTTCGCTGTACCGGCGGCTGTCGGCGCGCCTGTCGGCCCGGCCGcggcccgcgcccgcgcgcgACGTCGTCGACCACTCTACGCTGACCTGCTACATCGACGACACGTGCACCGAGGACAAGCTCAGCCCCGCCAGCCAGCTCGACACCTCCAATACATCCAATAAAGAGAACCACGAGCTGGCGCAGCTGCTCACGGCCGCCGTCACCGCCAAGGCCAAGGACAAGCGAGAGGTGTTCCGGAACAAGTCCATGAACGTGTTCAACCTGGTGGACTGCCTGGCGGAGGCGGGCTCGCTGCACTCCTCGCTCACCAAGTCCCTCTGCGAGCTGGACTCCAAGGAGCCGCCGCTTCTGTTCCCCACCAAGGGAAGTCAAGAACTGCAGCACTCCACGACCACGATCTCTTCCGGAAAGAAACGCAGTCGCAACTCCACTGAGTCCAACTTCCAAGTGAGCGTCGTCGACGCCGCCGTGTCGCCGGACAAGGGCGAGGACAGCAACTGGAAATCGATTAAAAGACTGAAAATAAAGGACTCGTTCAAGTTCAAGAACAGGCCGACGATATTCAAGCGGACGAAGAAGGAGTCTATGAGCAAAGCGGGCGACATAACGATAGAGTCGGTGCCGGCGGGGCGCGCGCGACCGTCGTCGCCGGACGGCACGTCGCCGGGCGGCACGTCGCTGCGGGACGACGACGCCGCGTCGCTCTGCTCCGCCAACACCAGCAAGCACTCCGGCTTCTTCGACATCTCGTTCGCGTCCAAGACGGTCAAGTCGGCGTCCAAGCTGCGGCGCAGCGTCAAGTCGTTCACCGCGTCGTTCCGCAGCGAGCGCAAGAAGAAGTACGAGAAGCGAGAGCGGAACACGGTGGAGGTGGCCGCGCGCGACGTGCTGGCGTCCACGCCGCTGCGCGCGCGCGCGGGGCTGAGCCTGGACGTGTCGCCCGTGGACGCCGTGGACGCCGCCGACGAGCTCGACGACTCCGCCGTGTTCAAGACGCCGCAGAGCACGTGGCTGCGCGCGCACCGCCATTCGGTCTGCGGCCCCCCCTCCCCGctccccgcccccgccccctcccgccccgcccccgcgcgcgagccgccgccgccgccgcccgccggcgACCACGCCGCCCCAGCCATATCGCAAACACATGGAATATCGCTGCCG GTGGTGGACGAGCACagcacggcggcggcgccggacTGCGCCTCGAAGGTGCACATCGTGAAGGCCGAGTGGTTCTGGGCCTCCGTGCAGAATGAGGAAGCGCAGGATGAGAGGGACTATCTGTTTAAAGAT TACCTGGACGAGGTCTCCCGGCGCTCCTCAGTGGGGGCCGcgtgcgcgccgccgccggccgagGAGTCGCCCGCGCCGGCCGGCACGCCGTCGCAGCTGCAGCGCCTGCGCAAGCGCAAGCTGCGCGGCGGCGACGCGGCGCTGCACAAGCGGAGGTCGTCTGTTGGAGATGCCGTGATACTGAGTCTGTCGGCGAATCTGCTGGATTGTACGCCGTCGCCTGATGGCAAGCAGCTGTTGgaag AGTCGGAAGTCCCAGACAATGTGGTGCGCAAGCTGATGTCGCCGCGCCAGCAGGTGTTCATGGAGCTGCTGCAGACCGAGTCCAACTACGTGGGCATCCTGCACACCATCGTCACT CTGTTCAAACAGCCGCTAGAGGAGATGGCGGAGGAGGACTGCGCCAACGGCAAGGAGATCGCGCTGCTCAACAACACGGAGCTCAAGATCATCTTCGGGAACCTGCCGCCTATATATGAGTTGCACCA ACGCATGCTAGAAGAGCTCCGCTACGCGGCGGCGCACTGGAGCGAGGAGACGTCCATCGGGCGGCTGATGCTGCGCCACACGCCCGACATGGTTCGCGCCTACCCGCCCTTCGTCAACTTCTTCGAGAACACCAAGGAGATGCTGCACTCGTGCGACCGTGAGAACCCCAG ATTTCATGCATTCTTGAAAATCTGTCAAACCAAACCTGAATGTGGCAGACAGAGTTTGCAAGAACTGCTAATAAGACCGGTGCAGCGACTGCCTAGTATTAGTTTATTACTCGACG ACATCCTAAAGCACACGCACAAGTCGAACCCGGACCACCTAGCGCTGGGCGCGGCGCTGGGCGGCCTGCGCGAGGTGATGTCGCACATCAACGAGGACAAGCGCCGCACCGAGGGGCAGCTGCAGATGTTCGACATCTACAACGACATCGACCAGTGCCCG GCGCACCTGGTCTCGTCGCACCGCTCGTTCGTGTCCCGCTGCGAGGTGGTGGAGCTGAGCAAGGAGCTGTCGGGCCGCGGCGACCACCTCGTGCTGTTCCTCTTCACCGACACCATGGAGGTCTGCAAGAAGCGCTCCAAG GCGTTTAACAGCAAGAGCCCCACCAACGGCACGGGCACGATGCGGCTCGGCTCGGGCAAGCCGTACCGCCACATCTCGCTCATGCCGCTCAGCACCGTCAAGCGGGTCGTCGACATACGCGAGTCTGAAGGTAAATTAG ACTGCCACAACGTGTTCGCCCTCATGTGCCGCAGCAACCAGGAGCTGAAGGAGAAGCTGTACTCGTTCATGATCACGGACGAGACGGTCGACAAATCGCACTTCCTGCGCCAGCTGTGCCGCCAGATGGCCAACACCGTGTGCAAGGCCGATGCG GACAAGTTCCTGACGTGCCTGGAGTCGGGGCAGCTGGACATCGACACCAGCGACCTGGCGCTCAGCACCTTCTCCAAGGTGTCCAAGTTCGCCGCCCGCACGAGAATTAAG GTGGGTCGCGCGCTGTCGTTCAACAAGACGCCGTCTAAGCTGAAGCGCGCCATGTCGTCGATGATCTCGCCGTTCGGCTCCACGTCCAACCTCACGCCCGCCACGCAGCTCGCGCAGATGAGGCTCGCCAGCTgcaataatattaat GAGATGGGCACATCCGGCGGCAGCAAGGAGGGCGGGTCGGACGTGCTGGTGGCGCCGCTGTCCGTGCAGCCCACGCGCAAGGCcacggccgccgccgcgctgcgcCGCTTCTGA
- the LOC105388538 gene encoding protein ECT2 isoform X2, translating to MDELSKGMTQTGSAAITDKIQENDGPPAVVLASAACLECERVRAACERLGAVQPAPPADALPPPPPPPAQPSYLVTTPFEGELFDAAHKAKYRVLGPTAVLQLAERGEAPGNSRPLYSLAMRGAVICFSGFRKKDELTYLITLIHYMGGSIRKDMSSKVTHLIAAAATGDKYRYASGFGLPVLARSWVDACWERRDDPVCLATDDSIIKEHKLRVFAGARVCFVGFPEDETQHMADVLASNGGAVCALDDPDCTHVVMANGETFGRSLILSPLHTPSAPPRDSPSRSHSTPKTSLYRRLSARLSARPRPAPARDVVDHSTLTCYIDDTCTEDKLSPASQLDTSNTSNKENHELAQLLTAAVTAKAKDKREVFRNKSMNVFNLVDCLAEAGSLHSSLTKSLCELDSKEPPLLFPTKGSQELQHSTTTISSGKKRSRNSTESNFQVSVVDAAVSPDKGEDSNWKSIKRLKIKDSFKFKNRPTIFKRTKKESMSKAGDITIESVPAGRARPSSPDGTSPGGTSLRDDDAASLCSANTSKHSGFFDISFASKTVKSASKLRRSVKSFTASFRSERKKKYEKRERNTVEVAARDVLASTPLRARAGLSLDVSPVDAVDAADELDDSAVFKTPQSTWLRAHRHSVCGPPSPLPAPAPSRPAPAREPPPPPPAGDHAAPAISQTHGISLPVVDEHSTAAAPDCASKVHIVKAEWFWASVQNEEAQDERDYLFKDYLDEVSRRSSVGAACAPPPAEESPAPAGTPSQLQRLRKRKLRGGDAALHKRRSSVGDAVILSLSANLLDCTPSPDGKQLLEESEVPDNVVRKLMSPRQQVFMELLQTESNYVGILHTIVTLFKQPLEEMAEEDCANGKEIALLNNTELKIIFGNLPPIYELHQRMLEELRYAAAHWSEETSIGRLMLRHTPDMVRAYPPFVNFFENTKEMLHSCDRENPRFHAFLKICQTKPECGRQSLQELLIRPVQRLPSISLLLDDILKHTHKSNPDHLALGAALGGLREVMSHINEDKRRTEGQLQMFDIYNDIDQCPAHLVSSHRSFVSRCEVVELSKELSGRGDHLVLFLFTDTMEVCKKRSKAFNSKSPTNGTGTMRLGSGKPYRHISLMPLSTVKRVVDIRESEDCHNVFALMCRSNQELKEKLYSFMITDETVDKSHFLRQLCRQMANTVCKADADKFLTCLESGQLDIDTSDLALSTFSKVSKFAARTRIKLETLAGLRGWLADPGAGLLDTWVLRAHFLAQVGRALSFNKTPSKLKRAMSSMISPFGSTSNLTPATQLAQMRLASCNNINEMGTSGGSKEGGSDVLVAPLSVQPTRKATAAAALRRF from the exons GGTGCTGGGCCCGACGGCGGTGCTTCAGCTGGCGGAGCGCGGCGAGGCGCCCGGCAACTCGCGCCCGCTCTACTCGCTGGCGATGCGCGGCGCCGTCATATGCTTCTCCGGCTTCCGGAAGAAGGATGAACTT ACGTACCTGATAACCTTAATCCACTACATGGGCGGTTCGATCCGCAAGGACATGTCGAGCAAGGTGACGCACCTCatcgcggcggcggccaccGGGGACAAGTACCGGTACGCGTCGGGCTTCGGCCTGCCCGTGCTGGCCCGGTCCTGGGTTGACGCCTGCTGGGAGCGAAGAGATGACCCCGTGTGTCTGGCCACTGATGACTCTATTATT AAGGAGCACAAGCTACGCGTATTCGCGGGCGCTCGCGTGTGCTTCGTGGGCTTCCCCGAGGATGAGACGCAGCACATGGCCGACGTGCTGGCCAGCAACGGGGGCGCCGTGTGCGCGCTCGACGATCCCGACTGCACGCATGTG GTAATGGCCAATGGGGAGACTTTCGGTCGTTCGCTTATCCTGTCCCCCCTCCACACCCCCTCGGCGCCCCCCCGGGACTCGCCCTCCCGCTCCCACAGCACCCCCAAGACTTCGCTGTACCGGCGGCTGTCGGCGCGCCTGTCGGCCCGGCCGcggcccgcgcccgcgcgcgACGTCGTCGACCACTCTACGCTGACCTGCTACATCGACGACACGTGCACCGAGGACAAGCTCAGCCCCGCCAGCCAGCTCGACACCTCCAATACATCCAATAAAGAGAACCACGAGCTGGCGCAGCTGCTCACGGCCGCCGTCACCGCCAAGGCCAAGGACAAGCGAGAGGTGTTCCGGAACAAGTCCATGAACGTGTTCAACCTGGTGGACTGCCTGGCGGAGGCGGGCTCGCTGCACTCCTCGCTCACCAAGTCCCTCTGCGAGCTGGACTCCAAGGAGCCGCCGCTTCTGTTCCCCACCAAGGGAAGTCAAGAACTGCAGCACTCCACGACCACGATCTCTTCCGGAAAGAAACGCAGTCGCAACTCCACTGAGTCCAACTTCCAAGTGAGCGTCGTCGACGCCGCCGTGTCGCCGGACAAGGGCGAGGACAGCAACTGGAAATCGATTAAAAGACTGAAAATAAAGGACTCGTTCAAGTTCAAGAACAGGCCGACGATATTCAAGCGGACGAAGAAGGAGTCTATGAGCAAAGCGGGCGACATAACGATAGAGTCGGTGCCGGCGGGGCGCGCGCGACCGTCGTCGCCGGACGGCACGTCGCCGGGCGGCACGTCGCTGCGGGACGACGACGCCGCGTCGCTCTGCTCCGCCAACACCAGCAAGCACTCCGGCTTCTTCGACATCTCGTTCGCGTCCAAGACGGTCAAGTCGGCGTCCAAGCTGCGGCGCAGCGTCAAGTCGTTCACCGCGTCGTTCCGCAGCGAGCGCAAGAAGAAGTACGAGAAGCGAGAGCGGAACACGGTGGAGGTGGCCGCGCGCGACGTGCTGGCGTCCACGCCGCTGCGCGCGCGCGCGGGGCTGAGCCTGGACGTGTCGCCCGTGGACGCCGTGGACGCCGCCGACGAGCTCGACGACTCCGCCGTGTTCAAGACGCCGCAGAGCACGTGGCTGCGCGCGCACCGCCATTCGGTCTGCGGCCCCCCCTCCCCGctccccgcccccgccccctcccgccccgcccccgcgcgcgagccgccgccgccgccgcccgccggcgACCACGCCGCCCCAGCCATATCGCAAACACATGGAATATCGCTGCCG GTGGTGGACGAGCACagcacggcggcggcgccggacTGCGCCTCGAAGGTGCACATCGTGAAGGCCGAGTGGTTCTGGGCCTCCGTGCAGAATGAGGAAGCGCAGGATGAGAGGGACTATCTGTTTAAAGAT TACCTGGACGAGGTCTCCCGGCGCTCCTCAGTGGGGGCCGcgtgcgcgccgccgccggccgagGAGTCGCCCGCGCCGGCCGGCACGCCGTCGCAGCTGCAGCGCCTGCGCAAGCGCAAGCTGCGCGGCGGCGACGCGGCGCTGCACAAGCGGAGGTCGTCTGTTGGAGATGCCGTGATACTGAGTCTGTCGGCGAATCTGCTGGATTGTACGCCGTCGCCTGATGGCAAGCAGCTGTTGgaag AGTCGGAAGTCCCAGACAATGTGGTGCGCAAGCTGATGTCGCCGCGCCAGCAGGTGTTCATGGAGCTGCTGCAGACCGAGTCCAACTACGTGGGCATCCTGCACACCATCGTCACT CTGTTCAAACAGCCGCTAGAGGAGATGGCGGAGGAGGACTGCGCCAACGGCAAGGAGATCGCGCTGCTCAACAACACGGAGCTCAAGATCATCTTCGGGAACCTGCCGCCTATATATGAGTTGCACCA ACGCATGCTAGAAGAGCTCCGCTACGCGGCGGCGCACTGGAGCGAGGAGACGTCCATCGGGCGGCTGATGCTGCGCCACACGCCCGACATGGTTCGCGCCTACCCGCCCTTCGTCAACTTCTTCGAGAACACCAAGGAGATGCTGCACTCGTGCGACCGTGAGAACCCCAG ATTTCATGCATTCTTGAAAATCTGTCAAACCAAACCTGAATGTGGCAGACAGAGTTTGCAAGAACTGCTAATAAGACCGGTGCAGCGACTGCCTAGTATTAGTTTATTACTCGACG ACATCCTAAAGCACACGCACAAGTCGAACCCGGACCACCTAGCGCTGGGCGCGGCGCTGGGCGGCCTGCGCGAGGTGATGTCGCACATCAACGAGGACAAGCGCCGCACCGAGGGGCAGCTGCAGATGTTCGACATCTACAACGACATCGACCAGTGCCCG GCGCACCTGGTCTCGTCGCACCGCTCGTTCGTGTCCCGCTGCGAGGTGGTGGAGCTGAGCAAGGAGCTGTCGGGCCGCGGCGACCACCTCGTGCTGTTCCTCTTCACCGACACCATGGAGGTCTGCAAGAAGCGCTCCAAG GCGTTTAACAGCAAGAGCCCCACCAACGGCACGGGCACGATGCGGCTCGGCTCGGGCAAGCCGTACCGCCACATCTCGCTCATGCCGCTCAGCACCGTCAAGCGGGTCGTCGACATACGCGAGTCTGAAG ACTGCCACAACGTGTTCGCCCTCATGTGCCGCAGCAACCAGGAGCTGAAGGAGAAGCTGTACTCGTTCATGATCACGGACGAGACGGTCGACAAATCGCACTTCCTGCGCCAGCTGTGCCGCCAGATGGCCAACACCGTGTGCAAGGCCGATGCG GACAAGTTCCTGACGTGCCTGGAGTCGGGGCAGCTGGACATCGACACCAGCGACCTGGCGCTCAGCACCTTCTCCAAGGTGTCCAAGTTCGCCGCCCGCACGAGAATTAAG CTGGAGACGCTGGCGGGGCTGCGCGGCTGGCTGGCGGACCCCGGCGCCGGGCTGCTAGACACTTGGGTATTGCGCGCTCACTTCCTAGCACAG GTGGGTCGCGCGCTGTCGTTCAACAAGACGCCGTCTAAGCTGAAGCGCGCCATGTCGTCGATGATCTCGCCGTTCGGCTCCACGTCCAACCTCACGCCCGCCACGCAGCTCGCGCAGATGAGGCTCGCCAGCTgcaataatattaat GAGATGGGCACATCCGGCGGCAGCAAGGAGGGCGGGTCGGACGTGCTGGTGGCGCCGCTGTCCGTGCAGCCCACGCGCAAGGCcacggccgccgccgcgctgcgcCGCTTCTGA